In a genomic window of bacterium HR17:
- the rspA gene encoding D-galactonate dehydratase family member RspA: protein MQITDVRACVVRGNFPWVLVKVLTDEGLTGVGEAYWGIGVRDIIVRLKPYLVGHDPTQVDGLMHRLLRLLSGSGSQAGTVVTALSGIEIALWDIAGKALGVPVWKLLGSKFHDRIRIYCDCHAGMTPDGKPDYTPEGYAERAKQAVAKGFTAIKFDLDVPTPYRTPTDDGAPSRYRPASLYLNRTLSNAEIGYLAHLVAAVREAVGDEVEVALDCHWRFNTRDAIRLAEAVAPYKPMWLEDPTPPENVDALAEVKRASPVPICTGENHYTAHQFRELIVKQACDIVAPDIPKVGGLRETQKIATLADLYYLALAPHNVASPIATIAACHVCATVPHFLALEFHAVDVPWWDDLVVGEKPLIRDGFTTVPDAPGLGVELNDEVVRQHLAEGEEFLAA from the coding sequence GTGCAAATTACCGATGTGCGAGCGTGTGTCGTGCGGGGCAACTTCCCCTGGGTGCTGGTCAAAGTCTTGACAGACGAAGGTCTTACGGGCGTTGGTGAAGCCTATTGGGGCATCGGCGTGCGAGACATCATCGTCCGCCTCAAACCGTATTTGGTCGGACACGACCCGACGCAGGTGGACGGGCTCATGCACCGCTTGCTGCGCTTGCTATCGGGCAGCGGTTCGCAAGCGGGCACCGTCGTCACCGCCCTCAGCGGGATTGAAATTGCCCTCTGGGACATCGCCGGCAAAGCGTTGGGCGTGCCCGTGTGGAAACTGCTAGGCAGCAAGTTCCATGACCGCATCCGCATCTATTGCGATTGCCATGCGGGCATGACACCCGACGGCAAACCCGACTACACACCTGAAGGTTACGCCGAACGCGCAAAGCAAGCCGTCGCCAAAGGGTTCACCGCCATCAAGTTTGACTTGGATGTCCCGACGCCTTACCGAACGCCCACTGATGACGGGGCGCCGTCGCGCTATCGCCCGGCGTCCCTTTACCTCAACCGCACGCTATCCAACGCGGAAATCGGTTACCTCGCCCATTTGGTGGCTGCGGTGCGGGAAGCAGTGGGCGACGAAGTGGAAGTGGCGCTGGATTGCCATTGGCGGTTCAACACCCGCGACGCCATCCGCTTGGCAGAAGCCGTCGCACCCTATAAACCGATGTGGTTGGAGGACCCGACGCCACCCGAAAATGTAGACGCATTGGCGGAAGTCAAACGCGCCTCGCCCGTCCCGATTTGCACGGGCGAAAACCACTACACGGCGCACCAGTTTCGCGAATTGATTGTCAAGCAGGCATGCGATATCGTGGCGCCTGACATCCCTAAAGTTGGCGGGTTGCGCGAGACGCAGAAAATTGCGACCCTCGCTGACCTTTACTACTTGGCGCTGGCGCCCCACAATGTCGCCAGCCCCATCGCCACGATTGCGGCATGCCATGTGTGTGCGACTGTCCCGCACTTTTTGGCACTGGAGTTTCACGCCGTTGATGTCCCATGGTGGGACGATTTGGTTGTCGGCGAAAAGCCGCTCATCCGCGATGGCTTCACCACTGTGCCCGACGCGCCCGGTTTAGGCGTGGAACTGAACGACGAGGTCGTGCGCCAACACCTTGCGGAGGGCGAAGAGTTTTTGGCGGCATGA
- the fadD gene encoding Long-chain-fatty-acid--CoA ligase has protein sequence MVTQSRPWLAKYPPDIPPSLTYPTRPLDSLLRDTAAKFPDATATIFFGARLTYRELNDAADAFAGALARLGVQKDDRVALLMPNMPPFVIAYYGTVRLGAIVVQLNPLLTTHELRAELQDSGATVLVAAEPVLDKAAEAVKDTAVRHLLVTSLAAYVPLLMRPFVKLKTRPQGEVRIPTGVQPHDLEALLRTGSRPPRVDFDPKEQVAVFQYTGGTTGLPKAAMLTHFNLLANAHQIAAWVARLKDGEEVFLCILPFFHSYGMTVGMNLAILKAGVMVLLPRFDPTEAAKAIAQHKVTLFPGVPSLYAAVAHSAERQHIDISSVKVCVSGGAPLPLEVHERFVKATGAKLVEGYGLSEASPVTHCNPIWDGENRIGTIGLPLPDTDCKIVDVETGERTLPPNEAGELVIKGPQVMKGYWNRPDETAQTLRDGWLYTGDIATMDPEGYFRIVDRKKDLVIVGGFNVYPREVEEVLYQHPKVLEAAVVGVTHPVRGETVKAFVVLKEGVTATEAELIAFCRDHLASYKVPREIEFVKELPKSAVGKVLRRELRRKGEKPSA, from the coding sequence ATGGTGACGCAAAGCAGACCGTGGCTGGCGAAGTATCCCCCCGATATCCCGCCATCCCTCACCTACCCGACCCGACCGTTAGACAGCCTGCTGCGCGACACAGCCGCCAAGTTCCCCGACGCGACTGCGACGATTTTCTTCGGCGCCAGACTGACTTACCGCGAGTTGAACGACGCCGCCGACGCTTTTGCGGGCGCGTTGGCGAGGTTGGGCGTTCAAAAAGACGACCGCGTGGCATTGCTAATGCCCAACATGCCCCCGTTCGTCATCGCCTACTACGGCACCGTGCGTCTTGGCGCCATCGTCGTTCAACTCAACCCGTTGCTGACGACCCACGAGTTGCGGGCGGAATTGCAAGACAGCGGCGCAACAGTCTTGGTCGCCGCTGAACCCGTGCTGGACAAAGCCGCCGAAGCGGTCAAGGACACAGCGGTGCGCCATTTGCTTGTCACATCGTTGGCAGCGTATGTGCCGTTGCTGATGCGCCCCTTTGTCAAACTGAAAACGCGCCCACAAGGCGAAGTCCGCATCCCAACGGGCGTGCAACCCCATGACTTGGAAGCCCTGTTGCGCACCGGGTCGCGCCCGCCCCGCGTGGACTTTGACCCCAAAGAACAAGTCGCCGTCTTCCAATACACGGGCGGGACGACGGGGCTGCCGAAAGCGGCGATGCTGACGCACTTCAATCTGCTCGCTAATGCCCACCAGATTGCGGCGTGGGTTGCGCGGTTGAAAGACGGCGAAGAGGTGTTTTTGTGCATCTTGCCGTTCTTCCATTCCTACGGCATGACCGTCGGGATGAACTTGGCGATTTTGAAGGCAGGCGTGATGGTCTTGCTACCTCGCTTTGACCCGACGGAGGCGGCGAAAGCCATCGCCCAACATAAAGTCACGCTGTTTCCTGGCGTGCCCAGTCTATATGCTGCTGTCGCCCACTCCGCCGAACGCCAGCACATTGACATCTCGTCGGTCAAGGTCTGCGTGTCGGGCGGTGCCCCCCTGCCGTTAGAAGTCCACGAGCGGTTCGTCAAAGCGACGGGGGCAAAACTCGTAGAAGGTTACGGCTTGTCGGAAGCGTCGCCCGTAACCCACTGCAACCCGATTTGGGACGGGGAAAACCGCATCGGCACTATCGGGCTGCCGTTGCCCGACACCGACTGCAAAATCGTGGATGTGGAAACGGGCGAACGAACCTTACCCCCGAATGAAGCAGGCGAGTTGGTCATCAAAGGTCCGCAAGTCATGAAGGGCTACTGGAACCGCCCCGACGAAACAGCGCAAACGCTGCGAGACGGCTGGCTCTACACCGGCGACATCGCTACGATGGACCCTGAGGGATACTTCCGCATCGTAGACCGCAAAAAGGATTTGGTCATCGTCGGTGGGTTCAATGTCTACCCACGCGAAGTAGAAGAAGTCCTCTATCAGCACCCGAAAGTGCTGGAAGCCGCTGTCGTCGGCGTCACGCATCCTGTGCGGGGCGAAACGGTCAAAGCCTTCGTCGTCCTCAAGGAAGGCGTAACGGCGACGGAAGCGGAACTTATCGCCTTCTGCCGCGACCACCTCGCCAGTTACAAAGTGCCCCGCGAAATAGAGTTTGTCAAAGAGTTGCCCAAATCCGCCGTCGGCAAAGTGCTCCGCCGCGAACTCCGTCGCAAGGGTGAAAAACCGTCCGCCTGA
- the gfo_3 gene encoding Glucose--fructose oxidoreductase, with product MSDAQRTVRLAIIGCGGIARAHLRGYERIQQVEPGKVEIVAVCDPVVTNAESFAEAIEGFQGKRPRVYTDHEALLKGEAGNVDAADIITPHHLHHVIAVACLEAGLHVMVEKPVGVTIKATQAIVEAAKRRGKFAATAEQIRRGVAQRTAFWLFNESKLIGEPTFFYAIQVSHNPPPPAGREPAWHWRVDRMLSGGGLVLDSGAHFCDTVRYFFGEVKQVHAVTKQLVPRFFRKGDELVPDEREDTWMAILEFERGVMGFWSYSTAAPMHRFTHVVYYATEGAVVDVGDAFHGPVGGALVQHVNGRVRRLSDLAQDFRTAIGEEAWQRLFPHGITDQFTLECYDFVDAVQNNRPPEVTAEDGLKAKAIAIAIYEAATTKRTVRVADVLSGAVDAYQRPINERWGL from the coding sequence GTGAGTGACGCTCAACGGACGGTGCGGTTGGCGATCATCGGGTGCGGGGGCATCGCCCGAGCCCACTTGCGCGGTTACGAACGCATTCAGCAGGTTGAACCTGGCAAGGTGGAAATCGTGGCGGTGTGCGACCCTGTGGTCACCAACGCGGAAAGTTTCGCCGAGGCGATTGAAGGCTTTCAGGGCAAACGCCCGCGCGTTTACACCGACCACGAGGCGCTGCTGAAAGGCGAAGCGGGCAATGTGGACGCCGCCGACATCATCACGCCCCACCACCTGCACCATGTCATCGCTGTCGCCTGCTTGGAAGCAGGCTTGCATGTCATGGTGGAAAAGCCGGTCGGCGTCACGATCAAGGCGACGCAAGCCATCGTGGAGGCTGCCAAGCGAAGGGGCAAGTTCGCCGCGACTGCCGAGCAAATTCGGCGGGGCGTGGCGCAACGGACGGCGTTCTGGCTGTTCAACGAAAGCAAACTTATCGGTGAGCCGACCTTCTTTTACGCCATCCAAGTCAGCCACAACCCGCCGCCCCCGGCAGGACGCGAACCTGCATGGCATTGGCGCGTTGACCGCATGTTGTCTGGCGGCGGGCTGGTGCTAGACAGCGGTGCACACTTTTGCGACACGGTGCGCTACTTTTTCGGCGAAGTGAAGCAGGTGCACGCTGTCACCAAGCAACTCGTCCCGCGCTTCTTCCGCAAAGGCGACGAGTTAGTCCCGGACGAGCGCGAAGACACTTGGATGGCGATTTTGGAGTTTGAACGGGGTGTGATGGGCTTTTGGAGTTACAGCACGGCAGCGCCGATGCATCGCTTCACCCATGTCGTTTACTACGCCACCGAAGGAGCGGTGGTGGATGTCGGCGATGCCTTTCACGGTCCCGTCGGCGGGGCGTTGGTGCAACATGTCAACGGACGCGTCCGACGGTTGAGCGATTTGGCGCAAGATTTCCGCACCGCCATCGGCGAAGAGGCGTGGCAGCGTCTGTTCCCGCACGGCATCACCGACCAATTCACGCTGGAGTGTTACGACTTCGTAGACGCCGTGCAAAACAATCGTCCGCCCGAAGTGACAGCGGAAGATGGGCTCAAAGCCAAAGCCATTGCCATCGCCATCTACGAAGCGGCGACGACCAAACGCACCGTGCGCGTCGCCGATGTGCTCAGCGGAGCGGTGGACGCTTACCAACGCCCCATTAACGAACGGTGGGGATTGTGA
- the cckA_1 gene encoding Sensor kinase CckA, with the protein MGKRRPPWRGRLQRFADRAPVGFFTADADGRITAANPALAHLLGYASPTLLYGNRWDLWIADAAMGEELQRQLDTQGSVGPSFTPLRRADGTCCWASLTLWQTRDGGCEGIVAEGWCGQAGLISALLSALPVRLVVLDANGTIVAVNDAWLQFAREQGLQDLSRVGVGANYLAVCQRAAAAGDELAAQALEGLQSVLSGRLRQWQMEYPCRTPQGELWFLMFAAPLPLPSGGAVVAHFDITDRRQMEMVLRQRHDALTLRQRWLEKVLQLGKEISRTTDLTQCLHKIGESVRHGLDFDRVGIFLYDPSNDRFVGVLGVSRTGSWVESFRLMEGEAEGALRQLVAHPDGFLYITNYHATFRGVADPEMEGVTEHAAVAMWTGDTPVGVLCVDNLLTQRPMAPEQLEALRLFAGYAGIAIQNARLWQERQRYYDYAQRVLELGKEISRVTDLRACLLQIRNAVVNGLGFDRAAVWLYDEERDIFRGTYGTSRTGELTDEWSETIPREGTHTLRRVLEEPDGFVYTPNYSQQLNLPPDHAMFGVNEHVTVALWGWGKPIGVLCADNLLTQRPMAPEQLEALRLFAGYAGIAIQNARLWEEQQKRSAQLATLNRLVHVANQRLDPVSIVRIAVQELSGQLPESGLVAVVRDVAGQQWQVAAANDRGIQVLRHLGVSLGDTLTPEALPSLEDGVLVWTAEDQCPCPLGDAARFAGWAAGAIFAITFGEEPLGVLAVFCPETEYLDAGALSFLRAVSDHLAVILHNAHLFTRLQSAYEELQRTQAALLQQERLRVLGQMASGMAHEVNNALVPILAFAELLETVDHPALREAAVHTRRAVDDIVTMVRQLQAFYRPHHQQEALEPVNLNEVVQQVVEMTRPRWYDMPQREGVTIRLITALDPDLPPIAGVAAELREALTNVLFNAVDAIVAKGARSGEITIRTYRHDGVVVEVQDTGVGMDDDIKSRCLEPFFTTKGERGTGLGLAIVYGIVQRHEGRLDIESRLGQGTLVRLWLPLRVPMPAATPPVEPTVPSLRVLVIDDDARVRVILQTMLQHLGHRAVTAGSGREGLARLEEALSRGDAFDMLITDLGMPEMSGEEVIARVKRVLPHLPVIVLTGWGREQAPPTADGALGKPVRLQELRRAIAEVWRKTR; encoded by the coding sequence ATGGGCAAACGGCGACCACCTTGGCGGGGACGACTGCAGCGGTTCGCTGACCGGGCGCCCGTCGGGTTCTTCACAGCGGATGCTGATGGACGCATCACCGCAGCGAATCCCGCGCTCGCCCACTTGTTGGGTTACGCATCCCCGACACTCCTTTACGGAAACCGCTGGGACCTTTGGATCGCCGACGCTGCGATGGGGGAAGAGTTGCAAAGGCAACTGGACACGCAAGGCTCCGTGGGTCCCTCATTCACGCCGTTGCGCCGTGCGGACGGAACTTGCTGCTGGGCGTCTCTGACCCTCTGGCAGACACGGGACGGTGGCTGTGAGGGTATCGTCGCTGAAGGATGGTGCGGACAAGCGGGGCTGATATCCGCCTTGCTGTCGGCGTTGCCCGTCCGCCTCGTTGTGTTAGACGCCAACGGCACGATTGTAGCAGTCAACGATGCGTGGCTGCAATTTGCCCGCGAGCAAGGACTCCAAGACTTGTCCCGCGTCGGGGTCGGCGCTAATTATTTGGCGGTGTGCCAACGCGCGGCAGCAGCAGGCGATGAGTTGGCAGCCCAGGCACTTGAGGGGTTGCAAAGCGTCTTAAGCGGCCGATTGCGCCAATGGCAGATGGAGTATCCCTGCCGCACACCGCAAGGCGAACTGTGGTTTCTGATGTTTGCGGCGCCGCTACCTCTTCCATCTGGTGGCGCAGTGGTTGCCCACTTTGATATCACTGACCGACGGCAAATGGAAATGGTGTTACGCCAACGCCACGATGCACTGACCCTGCGCCAGCGATGGTTGGAGAAAGTCCTACAATTGGGCAAAGAAATCAGCCGCACTACTGACCTTACCCAATGCTTGCACAAAATCGGTGAGAGCGTGCGGCACGGTTTGGATTTCGACCGCGTGGGCATTTTCTTGTATGACCCTAGCAACGACCGCTTCGTCGGCGTCCTCGGTGTTAGCCGCACCGGCTCATGGGTGGAAAGTTTTCGGCTCATGGAAGGTGAAGCAGAAGGGGCGTTGCGGCAGTTAGTGGCACATCCTGACGGCTTTCTTTACATAACCAACTACCACGCCACTTTTCGCGGTGTGGCAGACCCGGAGATGGAAGGCGTCACCGAACATGCTGCCGTCGCGATGTGGACAGGCGACACGCCCGTCGGAGTCTTGTGTGTGGACAACCTGCTGACGCAGCGCCCGATGGCGCCGGAGCAGTTGGAGGCGTTGCGGTTGTTCGCCGGCTACGCCGGCATCGCCATCCAAAACGCGCGATTGTGGCAGGAGCGACAGCGCTACTACGATTACGCTCAACGCGTGTTGGAGTTGGGCAAGGAAATCAGCCGTGTCACGGATTTGCGCGCTTGCCTGCTGCAGATTCGTAACGCGGTCGTCAACGGGCTGGGGTTTGACCGCGCAGCCGTATGGCTTTACGACGAAGAACGCGACATCTTTCGTGGCACTTACGGCACATCGCGCACTGGCGAACTGACAGACGAGTGGAGTGAGACGATTCCACGCGAGGGCACTCACACCCTGCGCCGCGTTTTAGAAGAGCCTGACGGCTTCGTCTACACGCCCAATTACTCGCAGCAGTTGAACCTGCCGCCTGACCATGCCATGTTCGGCGTCAACGAGCATGTTACCGTTGCGCTGTGGGGTTGGGGTAAACCCATTGGCGTGCTGTGTGCCGACAACTTGCTGACGCAGCGCCCGATGGCGCCGGAGCAATTGGAGGCGTTGCGGTTGTTCGCCGGCTACGCCGGTATCGCCATCCAGAATGCTCGGCTCTGGGAAGAGCAACAAAAGCGGTCAGCGCAATTGGCAACGCTCAATCGCTTGGTGCATGTCGCCAATCAGCGGCTGGACCCTGTCAGTATCGTTCGCATCGCTGTGCAGGAACTGAGCGGACAGTTGCCTGAGAGCGGGTTGGTGGCAGTCGTGCGGGATGTTGCGGGGCAGCAGTGGCAGGTCGCGGCAGCGAATGACCGAGGGATACAAGTTTTGCGCCATCTCGGCGTGTCGCTGGGCGACACCCTGACGCCCGAAGCGCTGCCGTCCCTTGAAGACGGCGTGTTGGTTTGGACGGCGGAGGACCAATGCCCATGTCCGTTGGGCGACGCAGCCCGCTTTGCGGGCTGGGCTGCCGGGGCGATTTTTGCCATCACCTTCGGTGAAGAACCGCTGGGGGTGCTGGCGGTGTTTTGCCCCGAGACCGAATATCTTGATGCGGGTGCGCTGTCCTTTCTGCGGGCGGTCAGCGACCACCTCGCTGTCATCCTGCACAACGCCCACCTGTTTACTCGGTTGCAAAGCGCTTACGAAGAGTTGCAACGCACCCAAGCGGCGCTGCTGCAGCAGGAGCGGCTGCGGGTGCTGGGGCAGATGGCGAGCGGTATGGCACACGAAGTCAATAACGCCCTTGTACCCATCTTGGCATTTGCGGAACTGCTGGAGACCGTAGACCATCCCGCGCTGCGGGAGGCTGCCGTCCACACCCGCCGAGCGGTGGACGACATCGTCACAATGGTGCGCCAATTGCAAGCCTTCTACCGTCCCCACCATCAGCAGGAAGCGTTGGAGCCGGTCAATTTGAACGAAGTCGTCCAACAGGTCGTGGAGATGACCCGCCCTCGCTGGTATGACATGCCCCAGCGAGAGGGGGTGACCATACGGCTTATTACAGCCTTAGACCCCGACTTGCCGCCGATCGCAGGCGTAGCAGCGGAGCTGCGGGAAGCCCTGACCAATGTGCTGTTCAACGCAGTGGATGCCATCGTCGCCAAAGGGGCGCGGTCGGGCGAGATCACCATCCGCACTTATCGCCACGATGGCGTCGTCGTGGAAGTGCAAGACACGGGCGTTGGCATGGACGACGACATTAAGAGCCGCTGCCTAGAACCTTTTTTCACGACGAAGGGTGAGCGCGGCACAGGACTGGGGTTAGCGATCGTTTACGGCATCGTCCAGCGCCACGAGGGGCGTTTGGATATTGAGAGCCGTCTAGGGCAAGGCACGCTGGTGCGGCTGTGGCTCCCTTTGCGGGTGCCGATGCCTGCGGCGACCCCGCCGGTCGAACCGACGGTGCCGTCCCTGCGGGTGTTGGTTATTGACGACGATGCCCGCGTTCGCGTCATCTTGCAGACGATGCTGCAGCATCTGGGGCACCGTGCCGTGACCGCCGGCAGCGGGCGGGAAGGGCTAGCACGGCTGGAGGAAGCGCTCTCGCGGGGCGACGCCTTTGACATGCTTATCACTGACTTGGGCATGCCGGAAATGAGCGGCGAGGAAGTCATCGCGCGGGTGAAAAGGGTGTTGCCCCATTTGCCCGTCATCGTCCTGACAGGGTGGGGGCGGGAGCAGGCTCCACCGACAGCGGACGGCGCCCTTGGCAAACCTGTGCGGCTGCAGGAGTTGCGCCGCGCCATCGCTGAGGTGTGGCGCAAAACGCGATAG
- the proA_1 gene encoding 4-hydroxy-4-methyl-2-oxoglutarate aldolase/4-carboxy-4-hydroxy-2-oxoadipate aldolase, which yields MADIGWDYGMPLDELCARYRRLYSGPIYDVLERRGLPNQVLHPSIKPIRPDMVVAGAAVTVKAVMRPRREGEHPPNPIDGVFPGSVIVYSSEEQASAHFGELTAHACAAKGCVGVVVDGGLRDSTKQLQISAWRPWAAFCRYTSPIELAARQRILEINQPIFMSGSLTSVVEVRPYDFVFGDLDGVIIVPREIAVEVLLEAEDIVQRESQAREELKRGASFHDIGQKYRVG from the coding sequence ATGGCGGACATCGGTTGGGATTACGGGATGCCGTTGGACGAATTGTGTGCGCGCTACCGGCGACTCTACAGCGGACCGATTTACGATGTGCTGGAGCGACGGGGCTTGCCCAACCAAGTGTTGCATCCGTCCATCAAACCCATCCGTCCCGACATGGTGGTGGCGGGGGCAGCCGTGACGGTCAAAGCCGTCATGCGCCCGCGTCGCGAAGGCGAACATCCGCCCAACCCCATTGACGGCGTGTTTCCCGGCAGCGTCATCGTTTACAGTTCCGAGGAGCAAGCCAGCGCCCATTTTGGCGAATTGACGGCACACGCGTGTGCGGCAAAGGGCTGTGTCGGCGTCGTCGTGGACGGCGGGCTACGCGATTCTACCAAGCAGCTGCAAATCAGCGCGTGGCGACCGTGGGCAGCCTTTTGCCGCTACACCAGCCCCATTGAACTGGCAGCCCGCCAACGCATCTTGGAAATCAACCAGCCCATCTTCATGAGCGGGTCACTGACCAGCGTCGTGGAAGTGCGCCCTTACGACTTCGTCTTCGGCGACTTGGACGGCGTGATCATCGTCCCGCGCGAGATCGCCGTTGAAGTGTTGCTGGAAGCCGAAGACATCGTGCAGCGGGAAAGCCAAGCCCGTGAAGAGTTAAAGCGGGGCGCCTCCTTCCACGACATCGGGCAAAAATATCGGGTCGGGTAA
- the yfnB gene encoding Putative HAD-hydrolase YfnB, translating into MPAIRLVLLDAGGTLTVGVPPREERLRRACEHFGLAPVPDFATAREGLRAVERFFIAAAQEGQMLDRETVREAVQTMLRAMGVFGKLDDPALLWDFVETQYETETLMDGAVETLTVLRRQGYRLAIASNAPPTYTQRLNALGLTDLVDAIFLSDVVGYAKPDPRFFRFILEQMEVVPDETVHVGNSFWHDVIGAQRAGIVPVFFDWREVLPDCPCPRITALAQLPSLLVTLAP; encoded by the coding sequence ATGCCTGCCATCCGCCTCGTCCTGCTGGATGCAGGCGGAACGCTGACGGTCGGCGTTCCGCCCCGCGAAGAGCGGTTGCGGCGTGCCTGTGAACACTTCGGGTTGGCGCCCGTTCCCGATTTCGCTACGGCGCGGGAAGGCTTACGGGCTGTTGAGCGCTTCTTCATCGCCGCCGCGCAGGAAGGGCAGATGCTGGACCGCGAAACGGTGCGGGAAGCGGTGCAGACGATGCTGCGGGCAATGGGCGTCTTCGGAAAACTGGACGACCCTGCGCTGCTGTGGGATTTCGTGGAGACGCAATACGAGACCGAAACTTTGATGGATGGTGCCGTAGAAACGCTCACCGTTTTGCGCCGTCAGGGCTACCGCCTCGCCATCGCGTCCAATGCCCCGCCGACTTACACACAACGGCTGAACGCGTTGGGGCTCACCGACCTTGTGGACGCTATTTTCCTGTCCGATGTCGTCGGTTACGCCAAACCTGACCCACGATTTTTCCGGTTCATCTTGGAGCAGATGGAAGTTGTCCCTGATGAAACCGTGCATGTCGGCAACTCCTTTTGGCACGATGTCATCGGGGCGCAACGGGCGGGCATCGTGCCCGTGTTCTTTGACTGGCGTGAAGTGTTGCCTGATTGTCCCTGTCCCCGCATCACCGCCCTCGCGCAACTGCCTTCGCTCCTCGTTACCTTAGCGCCTTGA
- the ribE gene encoding Riboflavin synthase, producing MFTGIVEEVGEVAKVERKGMAALLGVRTKFARELKDGDSVCVNGVCLTVIAVQSPLFWVEAVEETMARTNLGFLKVGDKVNLERALPATGRLGGHFVQGHVDGTGVIAGITPRLRSKIMRIRTPQELMPFIVPKGSIAVDGVSLTVVECGADWFTVSLIPFTLEHTTLGLRKVGDVVNLEVDILAKYVHHLLQGWTPPPSGDRLRQLL from the coding sequence ATGTTCACGGGCATCGTGGAAGAAGTCGGTGAAGTCGCCAAAGTGGAGCGCAAGGGCATGGCTGCCCTGTTGGGCGTTCGGACGAAGTTCGCCCGCGAGTTGAAGGACGGCGACAGCGTTTGCGTCAACGGCGTGTGCTTGACGGTCATCGCCGTGCAATCGCCGCTGTTTTGGGTGGAAGCCGTTGAAGAGACGATGGCGCGTACCAACTTGGGCTTTTTGAAGGTCGGCGACAAAGTGAACTTGGAGCGGGCGCTGCCCGCAACGGGGCGGTTGGGCGGGCATTTCGTGCAAGGGCATGTAGACGGGACGGGCGTCATCGCCGGCATCACGCCCCGCCTGCGTTCCAAAATCATGCGCATCCGCACGCCCCAAGAGTTAATGCCCTTCATCGTGCCCAAAGGCTCCATCGCTGTAGATGGTGTCAGTTTGACCGTCGTGGAGTGCGGTGCGGATTGGTTCACCGTTTCGCTCATCCCCTTCACGCTGGAACACACGACTTTAGGGTTGCGTAAAGTCGGCGATGTCGTCAACTTGGAAGTAGACATCCTCGCCAAGTATGTCCACCACCTGTTGCAGGGTTGGACACCACCGCCTTCCGGCGACCGTTTGCGCCAACTCTTATAG